ATCGCGGGGGACTCGGAAGGGAGCAGGTTGACCGAAATCGTGAAGCCCGTCGCCAGCAGCACGAAATCGATGGCGATGCCGATCACGGCGGTAACCACGATGACGGTGGTCACGTAGATGGCCGCGAAACGCGCACCAAACTGGCTCATGATGATGGCGATGGTGCTCGTGTTAGTAGCCGGTCCGGTCATCAGGAAAATCAGCGCGGCGCCGGGGCTCACGCCTCGGGCCACCAGCGCAGCTGCTATCGGGGTGCTGGCCGAAGCGCAGATGTAGAGGGGCACGCCGACGATGATCATGACGGGGTAGGACAGCCAGCGTGCATACTCGTTCGACATCAGGTCGGCCGGAATGACGAGAAAGAGCACGCCGCCCAGTGCGATGCCAACGAGCAGCGCGAAGAGGATATCGTCGGCGATCTCCACGAAGCCGTAGTGCATGATGTGTTTGACGATCTTCTTGAAATCGAGACCGGGGTATTCCTCCGCTACCCGGTCCACTTCGACGGTCTTGCTGGACTTTTTCGCCTGTTCCCCGACTATTTCGCGGTAGAATTCGGGTTTTATCCACGATCCGAACTTCCAGGTGGAGGCCACGGTGGTGATACTCTTGATCCACCGCGTCATCAGGACCTTCATGGCGGCGGGACTGACGTAGCAGTCGTCCTTGTCCGATATCAACGGATCGTGGACCGCGTGGTCATGGTCGTGGTCGTGGCCGTGATGATCGTGGCCGTGATGATCGTGGTCATGATGATCGTGGTCATGGTGTTCGTGATCTTCTTCGCCCGGCTTGACTTCGCCGCTGTCGTCCCGGATCAGGCCGATGCAGAAAATGCCCGCCACGACGGCCGTTATGAAACTGATGGCGGGGCGTACCACGGCGGCGATGAACCCGAAAAACGCGTTGGTGACGAGGATGGAGTCCGCTCCGGTTTCCGGCGCGGTGATCAGGAAGGCCATGCAGGACGACCGGGAAGCGCCCTTCCGGCGCATTTCGGCCACGACGGGGACGACGGAACAGCTGCAGAGAGGGACCGGCACGCCGACCGCGGAACTGACGGAGACCGACCGGAGGCTGTCGTCCTGAAGCCATTTGAGGATCGCTTCCCGGGAGATGAACACGTGGATCAGCCCGGAAAGCAGCAGACCCAGGATCAGCATCGGCCCCAGCAACAGGAAGGACATCCAGATGAAGTCGAAATACGCGGTAAGGGAATTAACCAGCGTAACGCCCATCAATACATCTCCCGCTGTTATGACTGACGCGGAAACCTCGGGTTCTTATTTCTCAGGTCATGAATGCAGGACGATCAGACTGAAGCAACGGGTATCGGTGAAAAGATATACGCGCGGAAGATACGCATATAAGGTGATTATACCGAGAGAACTTACAAGCGCAAAGGAAATGTTTGGATCGGAAAACAGATTCGTGTTCGATCCGGCCGAGTGTTGCGCCCAGGCCGTCCGGACGCTTAACACACGGTGAGACTTCCCCTTGATCTGCCGTATTGTCCAATATAACATATTAGCCGGTGGAAAGCATGAGCTGGTCCGATGATCGGAGACCCTCGTTATGGATTTCGACGCATACGACCTGGACAGCGCTTTCTACGACGAGATGTTCCTCCCTGACGGTACGCCGCGCGCTCACTGCCGCAGTCTGCACGAATCACTGCTCCGGCTTCCCGTTGAAGAGCTCGTTCGCATGCAGGAACGGGTCACCCATTCCTTTTCCAGCGAAGGCATCACGTTTACGGTATACGGCGGAGATGAAGCCGGCGAGCGCATCATGCCTGTCGACTGCCTGCCCCGGATCCTGCCCGCCGAAGAATGGCGGCAGCTCGAATCCGGACTTGGCCAGCGGCTGAAGGCGTTGAACCGGTTTCTCGGCGACGTTTACGGTCCCGCCCGCATTGTCGAAGACGGGGTCGTTCCGGTCGACCTGGTGCGCGGCTGTCCCCAGTACCGCGTCGAAATGCGGGGGGTGCCCGTTCCGCACGGGACGCATGTCGCGATCTGCGGCACCGACCTGGTCCGCACGAATGAAGGATTCCACGTGCTCGAGGACAACCTGCGCGTGCCTTCCGGCGTATCCTACATGGTCGCCAACCGGAAAGCGGTCAAGGCCAACCTGCGCCGGCTCTACCGCAGCTGCCGGGTGCGGGAAGTCGAGCAATACGGGCGAATGCTCCGCGAAACACTGAAGGAACTCGCGCCTCGCGGGGACGACGATCCTTGCGTGGTGCTGATGACGCCCGGCGTATACAATGCGGCGTTTTACGAGCACATCTACCTGGCGCACGAGATCGGGGCGACCCTGGTCGAGGGCCGGGATCTGCTGGTCGACGGCGGTTATGTGTACATGCGCACCACCTCGGGGCTCCAACGGGTTGACGTCATCTACCGCCGGGTGGACGACGATTTCCTGGACCCGCTCGTATTCCGGCCGGATTCCCTGCTGGGCCTCCCGGGCCTCATGGGCGTCTACCGGGCCGGGAACGTCACCCTGGTGAACGCGCCGGGCACGGGCGTCGCGGACGACAAGAGCGTATACGCATACGTTCCCGACATGATCCGCTATTACCTGGCCGAAGAACCGCTGCTGCAAAACGTGAAGACCTATATCTGCCGCCGGCCGGAGGACCTGGAATTCACCCTGGACAACCTTCATGACCTCGTCGTGAAGCGGGTGGGCGAGTCGGGGGGATACGGCATGCTGGTCGGGCCGGAATCGACGCCTGATGAACGGGAAGCCTGCGCCCGTGATTTGCGGGAAAACCCCGCGGACTTCATTTCGCAGCCCGTACTGGACCTTTCGCGCGCGCCCTGCCTGATCGGGGGCCGTGCCGCGGCGCGGCACGTGGACCTGCGGCCCTTCGTGCTCCATGGCCGCGAGACGCGTATCGTGCCGGGTGCATTCTGCCGGGTCGCGCTGCGTGAGGGCAGCCTGGTCGTGAACTCCAGCCAGGGTGGCGGAGGCAAGGACGTCTGGGTACTGGGGGACTGAATGCTGTCCAGAAGCGCACAGGGCCTGTACTGGATGGGCCGGTATCTCGAACGCGCCGCGCACCTCAGCCGGCTGATGCAACTGCAGGTGGAAACGCTGGTGGACCGTCCGCTGCGCGAGATCCACTTCGGATGGAACCGCGTGTACAACAGCATGAACCAGTTCCCACCCGCCGGTACGCTGGAAGCCTTCGGGAGCGACGACTACGCGCTGGCCGACTCCTATACCCTGGCCGATCACCTTACTTTCGAATCCACGAATCCGGATTCCATATGGAACTGCTTCGCGTACGCCCGGGAAAACGCGCGGCAGGTCCGCAATTACATCAGCGCCGAGATGTGGCTGTCGCTGAACATGACCTTCCTGCGCCTGCAGGGATTGACTATCCAGGAGATATGGAAGACGGCCCCGGAGTCTTTCTACGCGGGAACGGCAAAGGATATAGCCACCTTCACCGGCGTGGCCGAGGCGACCATGTACCGCGATGAAGGGTGGCATTTCATCCAGCTGGGCAGATACATGGAACGGGTGCAGCTTTCCGCGTCGATCCTGTTGTCGCAGATTGCGGCGCAGGACGGGCAGGACGAATCGTTCGACGCGGACTGGGCGAACCTGCTGCACGTGTTCCGCGCCTTCGACGCCTACGTGCATTCCTACAGCGTAGTGGTTCAGCCCGGACAGGTGCTCGACCTGATCGTAACGGACGAACTGCTTCCGGGTTCGGTACGCCGGTCCCTCGACGGGATCGCCTCCGTGCTGGACGCCATTGGTCCGGGTCCGTCGCCCGGTGCGGGCAGGGAAGCGGCGGCGCTCAGTGCCTCCCTTTGCGCGGTCGTCCGGGACGGCAGGAACGACGTTTCGGCATGGCGCACCACGCTGGAACAGGTGAACGGCGACAGCCGGAAGCTTCATCAGCAAATTATGGACGTCTACATCGCCTATCCCCTGGAATCCCTGTCTGTACGCTGACGCCATGGCCGAAAACGTGCGATACCGGATCGAGCATGTCACGAAGTACCGCTATTGCTTCCCCGTGCGAAACTGCGCCATGTCCCTGGCGCTCAGACCGCTCGAGGACCGCAGGCAGCGTGTCACCGCATTCCGGATCGGGACGGAACCGGAAGGCTCGGTTTTTCCGATCTCGGACGCCTTCGGCAATACGCGACACCAGCTTCACCTGAACCGCATTCACCAGTCGCTGTCCATCACCGCGCGCTCCACGGTGGAGGTTACGCCACGGGACGCACCGCCCGAGGAGTGCGAAGAAGGCGCCTGGGAGATCATCCGGGGCTGGCGCGACTCGTTCCACCAACGGGACTTTATGGATCACAGCGGCCTGGCCCTTCCTTCGCCCGCACTGGAGAGGTTCGTGCAACAGAGCGGCATAACACCCGCAGGCGACCCGCTGGCCGCGCTGAAACAGCTGTCCGGTGCACTCTACGAGCGCTTCGAGTACGTGCCTGGGAGCACCACGATCTCTTCCACGATCGAACACATCCTGGATACCGGCCGTGGCGTATGCCAGGATTACGCCCACGTCATGATCGCTGTCGCGCGGACCTGGGGTATTCCCGCCCGATACATATCCGGTTATCTCCATGACGAGTCCGCGGCTGGCGGGGGAACGACCTCGCACGCCTGGGTGGAGTGCCGGCTGCCCGGACCCGGCTGGACGGGATTCGATCCCACGAATGCGACGCTGGCCGACGAACGCCACGTACGGGTGGCGGTGGGGCGGGATTACCAGGACGTGTCCCCCACGCGAGGCGTACTGTTCGGAGGGGGCGATATCGAGCTTGAAGTGGAGGTGAGTATGGATACAATACCGGAAAACCTTGCCGATTCATCCAATTCGATGCACGAGGAGCCGCAACGATGAATGACCTGGACCGGCCGTCGCACGCGGTGGACACGCTGAAGGCTTACTTGCTGAGCCGTATCCCTCGATTTGACCTTCCCGATGCTGCGACCTGGGAGGAAGAGGCCGGTAAGTTGCGACAGACCGTGCTGGAAGAAGTGATTTTCAAGGGCGTGCCCGATGCGTGGCGAAACGGCACGCCCGACGTCGAGTGGAGCGACGTGATCGAAACGGGCAATGGGTACCGGATTCGCAAGCTGACCTACCGCGCGCTGCCCGGTCAGTCCGATCAGCCCGGTCAGTCCGGTCAGCCCGGCCTGGTCATCCCGGCTCTGCTTTACGAACCGGATGAACCGACGGATTCGGCGCCGGGCGTGTTGAACCTGAACGGGCATGTGGGCCCGCCGGGCAAGGCGGTAGACTACAAGCAGATACGTTGCGTCAACCTGGCCCGCCGGGGCGTATTTGCGCTGAATCCGGAGTGGCTGAGCTTCGGAGAACTGCAGGGCCCGGGCTACCAGCACAACAACGCGAGCTACCTGGATCTGTGTGGTGTGGCCGGCATTGCCGTGTTCTACCTGGTCATGTGCCGCGCGCTGGAGGTGCTGCTGGCCCTGGAGCAGGTCGACCCGGAGCGTGTCGCCGTGACCGGACTGTCCGGCGGAGGCTGGCAGACGATCGTGCTCGCCGCCCTGGACACGAGGGTGCGC
The window above is part of the Gemmatimonadota bacterium genome. Proteins encoded here:
- a CDS encoding transglutaminase family protein, with the protein product MAENVRYRIEHVTKYRYCFPVRNCAMSLALRPLEDRRQRVTAFRIGTEPEGSVFPISDAFGNTRHQLHLNRIHQSLSITARSTVEVTPRDAPPEECEEGAWEIIRGWRDSFHQRDFMDHSGLALPSPALERFVQQSGITPAGDPLAALKQLSGALYERFEYVPGSTTISSTIEHILDTGRGVCQDYAHVMIAVARTWGIPARYISGYLHDESAAGGGTTSHAWVECRLPGPGWTGFDPTNATLADERHVRVAVGRDYQDVSPTRGVLFGGGDIELEVEVSMDTIPENLADSSNSMHEEPQR
- a CDS encoding circularly permuted type 2 ATP-grasp protein is translated as MDFDAYDLDSAFYDEMFLPDGTPRAHCRSLHESLLRLPVEELVRMQERVTHSFSSEGITFTVYGGDEAGERIMPVDCLPRILPAEEWRQLESGLGQRLKALNRFLGDVYGPARIVEDGVVPVDLVRGCPQYRVEMRGVPVPHGTHVAICGTDLVRTNEGFHVLEDNLRVPSGVSYMVANRKAVKANLRRLYRSCRVREVEQYGRMLRETLKELAPRGDDDPCVVLMTPGVYNAAFYEHIYLAHEIGATLVEGRDLLVDGGYVYMRTTSGLQRVDVIYRRVDDDFLDPLVFRPDSLLGLPGLMGVYRAGNVTLVNAPGTGVADDKSVYAYVPDMIRYYLAEEPLLQNVKTYICRRPEDLEFTLDNLHDLVVKRVGESGGYGMLVGPESTPDEREACARDLRENPADFISQPVLDLSRAPCLIGGRAAARHVDLRPFVLHGRETRIVPGAFCRVALREGSLVVNSSQGGGGKDVWVLGD
- a CDS encoding alpha-E domain-containing protein, with the translated sequence MLSRSAQGLYWMGRYLERAAHLSRLMQLQVETLVDRPLREIHFGWNRVYNSMNQFPPAGTLEAFGSDDYALADSYTLADHLTFESTNPDSIWNCFAYARENARQVRNYISAEMWLSLNMTFLRLQGLTIQEIWKTAPESFYAGTAKDIATFTGVAEATMYRDEGWHFIQLGRYMERVQLSASILLSQIAAQDGQDESFDADWANLLHVFRAFDAYVHSYSVVVQPGQVLDLIVTDELLPGSVRRSLDGIASVLDAIGPGPSPGAGREAAALSASLCAVVRDGRNDVSAWRTTLEQVNGDSRKLHQQIMDVYIAYPLESLSVR